A part of Fundulus heteroclitus isolate FHET01 chromosome 23, MU-UCD_Fhet_4.1, whole genome shotgun sequence genomic DNA contains:
- the arr3b gene encoding arrestin 3b, retinal (X-arrestin) — protein MSKVFKKTSGNGNIALYLGRRDFVDHVDSVDIVDGIVKVDPSGLDGRKVFVYLACAFRYGSEDLDVIGLSFRRDIWMKKVQVYPPTNGTSTKTPMQESLLRKVGEQGCPFSFQMPTNLPCSVSLHPGPSDSGKACGVDFEVKAYIAKEASNPDEVIEKKDTCRLMIRKIQFAPTNKAGPKAEISKQFMMSDKPIHLEASLEKEIYYHGDPITVLVKINNETSKTIKKVKLSVDQIASVVLYSSDTYTKEVCAEEFAENITANSTFEKSFQITPLLSNNKEKRGLAVDGKLKDEDTNLASTTLSQADKEMQGIIIHYKVKVTVTASGGGLLGGLTGSDVVVELPLTLMSPKPAEVTDVSVDAVEA, from the exons AGTTTTTAAGAAGACCAGTGGGAATGGAAAC ATCGCCTTGTACTTGGGGAGGAGAGACTTTGTGGACCATGTGGATTCTGTCGACATAGTTG ATGGGATAGTTAAGGTGGACCCCTCTGGTCTTGATGGCAGAAAAG tATTTGTCTACCTCGCCTGTGCTTTCCGCTATGGAAGTGAAGATCTGGACGTTATCGGACTGTCCTTCAGGAGAGACATCTGGATGAAGAAGGTTCAGGTCTACCCACCAACAAATGGAACCTCGACCAAGACGCCAATGCAGGAGTCCCTGCTGAGAAAAGTTGGCGAGCAGGGGTGTCCCTTTTCTTTCCAG ATGCCCACAAATCTCCCATGCTCCGTGTCTTTACACCCAGGGCCGAGTGATAGCGGCAAG GCCTGCGGAGTGGATTTTGAGGTCAAAGCATACATTGCCAAGGAAGCTAGCAATCCGGATGAAGTCATTGAAAAAAA GGATACTTGCCGCTTGATGATTCGTAAAATACAGTTCGCACCGACCAACAAAGCCGGACCAAAGGCCGAGATCTCCAAACAGTTTATGATGAGCGACAAACCGATTCACTTGGAGGCCTCTCTGGAAAAAGAG ATTTACTACCATGGAGACCCGATCACTGTGCTTGTGAAAATCAACAATGAGACCTCTAAGACTATAAAGAAAGTCAAATTGTCTG tGGATCAGATAGCAAGTGTTGTCCTCTACTCGTCGGACACCTACACCAAGGAGGTCTGCGCCGAGGAGTTTGC AGAAAATATAACTGCAAACTCTACATTTGAGAAGTCCTTTCAAATTACCCCCTTGCTGTCCAACAACAAGGAGAAGCGAGGGCTTGCCGTAGATGGGAAGCTGAAAGACGAGGACACCAACTTGGCATCCACGACGCT GAGTCAAGCAGATAAGGAGATGCAGGGAATCATCATCCACTACAAAGTCAAAGTTACTGTAACGGCATCTGGGGGCGG CCTGCTGGGCGGCCTGACAGGAAG TGATGTTGTCGTGGAGCTTCCTTTAACTCTGATGTCCCCAAAGCCTGCAG AAGT AACGGATGTCTCAGTTGATGCTGTGGAGGcataa